A section of the Subtercola frigoramans genome encodes:
- a CDS encoding zinc ribbon domain-containing protein, with product MKAPVSEQRTLLDLQAADTRIAQLAHRAKTLPQQKRLDELAAQIGAVSHRLAGTNGELEDAQLEISRVESDVEVVAARLARDRSRLETSSSTKDIQGLEHEIASLVKRQSDLEDIELAVMERMDEINSRLAVIIEEMAVLVAERDELTVSRDADLAAITSELAGVQLNRDLIAGGVGDELLALYNRQRERYGIGAALLTRGISMGSNVKLHESDLAKIRAAAPDDVVIDPDSSCILVRTEESGL from the coding sequence ATGAAAGCTCCCGTCTCCGAGCAACGCACGCTGCTCGACCTCCAGGCTGCTGACACCCGGATCGCTCAACTGGCTCACCGGGCGAAAACGCTCCCTCAGCAGAAGCGGCTCGATGAACTCGCCGCCCAGATCGGCGCCGTGTCACACCGCCTTGCCGGCACGAACGGCGAGCTTGAAGACGCCCAACTGGAGATCTCCCGGGTGGAATCCGACGTCGAGGTCGTTGCGGCCCGCCTGGCCCGGGATCGCTCACGACTCGAGACGAGTTCGTCGACCAAGGACATCCAGGGTCTCGAACACGAGATCGCCTCTTTGGTGAAACGCCAGTCCGATCTCGAAGACATCGAACTCGCGGTGATGGAGCGCATGGATGAGATCAACAGCCGCCTCGCCGTGATCATCGAGGAGATGGCCGTCCTGGTGGCCGAGCGTGACGAGTTGACGGTGTCGCGCGACGCCGATCTGGCCGCGATCACGTCCGAGCTCGCCGGAGTGCAGTTGAACCGCGACCTGATCGCTGGGGGAGTCGGCGACGAATTGCTGGCCCTCTACAACCGCCAGCGAGAGCGATACGGCATCGGAGCTGCACTTCTCACTCGGGGTATCTCGATGGGGAGCAACGTCAAGTTGCACGAATCCGACTTGGCGAAGATCCGTGCCGCGGCGCCTGACGACGTCGTCATCGACCCCGACAGCAGCTGCATCCTGGTGCGCACCGAGGAATCAGGGCTGTAA
- a CDS encoding PucR family transcriptional regulator produces MARTKEQTLAWLRTVSGELSTATIKRLDETLPWYGDMPPGRRSAVGLVAQAGIKSFITWYDDPTTTTWIASDVFGSAPRELLRSVSLQQTLQLIRVVVEVVEQRISNGDQSLREAILLYSREIAFASADVYARAAEARGLWDARLEALVVDSILSREGDDELPSRIAALGWHGHGAVSVLVGTTPRMLDVDQLRRTARHLAADVLIGVQGGRLVLVIGRSQPAIGSADEPAAGAVAEPVLSFMQIANALEPGFGPGHLVLGHEVPSLVDASRSAKAALAGFAVARSWRNAPRPVLADDLLPERALAGDPLARSTLVNRVYRPLQDQSPELMATLWCYLDNGRSLEGTARELFVHPNTVRYRLKRVSQVIGWDATGAREALILQSALILGSMNEPDPLARKR; encoded by the coding sequence ATGGCCAGAACCAAAGAACAGACCCTCGCATGGTTGCGAACGGTGTCGGGAGAACTCTCGACAGCGACGATCAAGCGACTCGACGAGACGCTTCCCTGGTACGGCGACATGCCGCCAGGGAGGCGCTCGGCCGTGGGTCTGGTGGCTCAGGCCGGCATCAAATCGTTCATCACCTGGTACGACGACCCGACCACGACCACCTGGATCGCGTCTGACGTCTTCGGTTCGGCGCCGCGCGAGCTGCTTCGTTCGGTCAGCCTGCAACAGACACTGCAGCTCATTCGGGTCGTCGTGGAGGTCGTCGAGCAGCGCATCTCCAACGGGGACCAGTCGCTTCGCGAGGCAATCCTGCTCTATTCGCGTGAGATCGCGTTCGCGTCGGCAGACGTTTACGCACGCGCGGCAGAAGCCAGGGGCCTGTGGGATGCCCGGCTCGAGGCACTCGTCGTCGATTCCATTCTCAGCAGGGAGGGTGACGACGAGCTGCCGAGCCGCATCGCAGCCCTTGGCTGGCACGGCCACGGCGCCGTCAGCGTTCTGGTCGGCACCACCCCCCGCATGCTCGACGTCGACCAGCTCCGGCGCACAGCCAGGCATCTGGCCGCCGACGTGCTGATCGGGGTGCAGGGCGGCCGACTCGTACTCGTCATCGGTCGCTCCCAGCCCGCGATCGGCTCGGCCGACGAACCGGCCGCAGGCGCCGTTGCCGAGCCTGTGCTGTCGTTCATGCAGATCGCCAACGCCCTTGAACCGGGTTTCGGGCCCGGGCACCTGGTGCTGGGTCATGAGGTCCCGAGCCTGGTGGATGCCTCACGCAGCGCCAAGGCGGCGCTTGCCGGTTTCGCCGTTGCCCGGTCGTGGCGCAACGCTCCGCGGCCCGTGCTTGCCGACGACCTCCTCCCGGAACGCGCCCTTGCCGGCGACCCGCTCGCCCGCTCCACCCTCGTGAACCGGGTGTACCGGCCGTTGCAGGACCAGTCGCCCGAACTCATGGCAACCCTCTGGTGCTACCTCGACAATGGTCGTTCGCTGGAAGGAACGGCCCGCGAACTGTTCGTTCACCCCAACACCGTGCGGTACCGCCTGAAACGGGTGTCACAGGTCATCGGCTGGGATGCCACGGGTGCGCGTGAGGCACTGATCCTGCAGTCGGCGCTCATCCTGGGCTCGATGAACGAACCAGACCCCCTGGCGCGCAAACGATGA
- the aceE gene encoding pyruvate dehydrogenase (acetyl-transferring), homodimeric type, giving the protein MTVNDQDPYSVSNIDSDPDETAEWSESLDALVAERGHGRAREIVLSLLKRSKELHLGVPMVPTTDYINTIASENEPEFPGDEDIERRYRAWIRWNAAMLVHRAQRPGIAVGGHISTYASSASLYEVGFNHFFRGHDHPGGGDQVFVQGHASPGTYARAFLEGRLSEHQLDGFRQEKSHAGGGLSSYPHPRLMPEFWQFPTVSMGIGPINAIYQAQSNKYLTNRGIKDASDQQVWAFLGDGEMDEVESRGQLQVAANEGLDNLNFVINCNLQRLDGPVRGNGKIIQELESFFRGAGWNVIKVIWGREWDSLLQNDSDGALLNLMNQTPDGDFQTYKTEDGKYVRDNFFGRDPRALKLVEEYSDDQIWGLKRGGHDYRKVYAAFKAASEHKGQPTVILAHTIKGYGLGKGFAGRNATHQMKKMSLPDLKAFRDEMRIPITDAQLEANDHWSPPYYNPGPDDEAIQYLHERRRALGGYVPERRTKHTAITLPDDSAYAIMKKGSGTQQIASTMAFVRLLKEMTRSKDFGNRVVPVIPDEARTFGMDAFFPSAKIYNPNGQHYTSVDRDLLLAYKESPQGQIIHVGINEAGAVAAFTAAGTSYATQGEPLIPVYVFYSMFGFQRTGDALWAAGDQMTRGFIMGATAGRTTLTGEGLQHADGHSHLLAASNPAVISYDPAYGYEIGHIVRSGLERMYGGTHTDPNVMYYITLYNEPMVMPAEPENVDVEGIVKGIHHLKSGWVDNGPKANILASGVGVPWALEAQELLANDWGVSADVWSVTSWTELRRDGLRAEEHNFLYPNDERHVPYLTNKLSGAHGPFVAVSDYMHAVTDQIRQFVPGDYATLGADDFGFSDTRPAARRFFKIDGPSVVVRVLEQLAARGEVDRNAPQWAIDKYRLHDVSAGTSGSAGGES; this is encoded by the coding sequence TTGACAGTCAACGACCAAGACCCCTATTCGGTGTCGAACATCGATTCTGATCCTGACGAAACAGCCGAATGGTCTGAGTCGCTCGATGCCCTGGTTGCCGAGCGCGGCCACGGGCGTGCCAGGGAAATCGTGCTCAGCCTGCTCAAGCGCAGCAAGGAACTCCATCTGGGCGTACCGATGGTTCCCACCACCGACTACATCAATACGATCGCGTCAGAGAACGAGCCCGAATTCCCGGGCGACGAAGACATCGAGCGCCGATACCGCGCCTGGATCCGCTGGAACGCCGCGATGCTGGTGCACCGCGCACAGCGCCCCGGTATCGCCGTCGGCGGGCACATCTCGACCTACGCCTCGAGCGCCAGCCTCTACGAAGTCGGTTTCAACCACTTCTTCCGCGGTCACGACCACCCGGGTGGCGGCGACCAGGTCTTCGTGCAGGGCCACGCCTCCCCCGGCACCTACGCCCGCGCCTTCCTCGAAGGCCGTCTCAGCGAGCACCAGCTCGACGGTTTCCGCCAGGAGAAGTCACACGCCGGCGGCGGCCTGAGCTCCTACCCCCACCCCAGGCTCATGCCGGAGTTCTGGCAGTTCCCGACCGTGTCGATGGGCATCGGCCCGATCAACGCCATCTACCAGGCACAGTCGAACAAGTACCTCACCAACCGCGGCATCAAAGATGCCAGTGACCAGCAGGTCTGGGCGTTCCTCGGTGACGGTGAGATGGATGAGGTCGAGAGCCGTGGCCAGCTCCAGGTGGCAGCGAACGAGGGCCTCGACAATCTGAACTTCGTCATCAACTGCAACCTGCAGCGCCTCGACGGCCCGGTTCGCGGCAACGGCAAGATCATCCAGGAGCTCGAGAGCTTCTTCCGCGGTGCGGGCTGGAACGTCATCAAGGTGATCTGGGGCCGCGAATGGGATTCGCTGCTGCAGAACGACTCCGACGGCGCTCTTCTCAATCTGATGAACCAGACTCCGGATGGCGACTTCCAGACGTACAAGACCGAAGACGGCAAGTACGTTCGCGACAACTTCTTCGGTCGCGACCCCCGCGCCCTGAAGCTCGTCGAAGAGTACAGCGACGACCAGATCTGGGGCCTCAAGCGAGGCGGGCACGATTACCGCAAGGTCTACGCCGCCTTCAAGGCCGCCAGTGAGCACAAGGGGCAGCCCACGGTCATCCTCGCCCACACCATCAAGGGCTACGGCCTCGGAAAGGGCTTCGCTGGCCGCAACGCGACGCACCAGATGAAGAAGATGTCGCTGCCCGACCTCAAGGCGTTCCGTGACGAGATGCGCATCCCGATCACCGATGCCCAGCTCGAGGCGAACGACCACTGGTCTCCCCCGTACTACAACCCGGGCCCCGACGATGAGGCGATCCAGTACCTGCACGAACGCCGCCGCGCGCTGGGTGGTTACGTACCGGAGCGCCGCACGAAGCACACGGCGATCACACTCCCCGACGACTCGGCCTACGCCATCATGAAGAAGGGCTCCGGCACGCAGCAGATCGCCTCGACGATGGCCTTCGTGCGCCTGCTCAAGGAGATGACGCGGTCGAAGGACTTCGGCAATCGCGTCGTTCCAGTCATCCCCGACGAGGCACGGACCTTCGGAATGGACGCGTTCTTCCCGAGCGCGAAGATCTACAACCCGAACGGCCAGCACTACACCAGCGTCGACCGTGACCTGCTGCTGGCCTACAAGGAGAGCCCACAGGGGCAGATCATCCATGTCGGCATCAACGAGGCCGGTGCCGTCGCTGCCTTCACCGCTGCCGGAACCTCGTACGCCACTCAGGGTGAGCCCCTCATCCCGGTGTATGTGTTCTACTCGATGTTCGGGTTCCAGCGCACCGGTGACGCGCTCTGGGCCGCGGGCGACCAGATGACCCGCGGGTTCATCATGGGCGCGACGGCCGGCCGCACGACGCTCACAGGCGAAGGCCTCCAGCATGCGGACGGCCACTCCCACCTTCTCGCAGCAAGCAACCCCGCTGTGATCTCGTACGATCCGGCCTACGGCTATGAGATCGGCCACATCGTGCGCTCGGGGCTCGAGCGCATGTACGGCGGCACGCACACCGACCCGAACGTCATGTACTACATCACGCTCTACAACGAGCCGATGGTCATGCCGGCCGAGCCGGAGAACGTCGACGTCGAAGGCATCGTCAAGGGCATCCACCACCTCAAATCGGGCTGGGTCGACAACGGGCCGAAGGCGAACATCCTGGCCTCCGGCGTCGGTGTGCCGTGGGCCCTCGAAGCGCAGGAACTGCTGGCGAACGACTGGGGTGTCTCGGCAGACGTCTGGTCGGTCACCAGCTGGACCGAGCTCCGACGCGACGGCCTGCGGGCAGAGGAGCACAACTTCCTCTACCCCAACGACGAGCGGCACGTGCCGTACCTCACGAACAAGCTCTCGGGTGCTCATGGTCCCTTTGTCGCTGTGAGTGACTACATGCACGCCGTCACTGACCAGATCAGGCAGTTCGTACCCGGTGACTACGCAACACTGGGGGCCGACGACTTCGGGTTCTCTGACACCCGCCCCGCGGCACGCCGGTTCTTCAAGATCGACGGCCCGAGTGTGGTCGTGCGTGTTCTGGAACAGCTCGCCGCCCGCGGTGAGGTCGACCGGAACGCACCCCAGTGGGCCATCGACAAGTACCGGCTGCACGACGTGTCTGCCGGTACCTCGGGCTCCGCCGGCGGAGAGAGCTGA
- a CDS encoding ACP S-malonyltransferase yields the protein MIVIVCPGQGSQTPGFLEPWVAETAFREHLEALGDTAGLDLLAHGTTSDADTIRDTKIAQPLIVAAGLLTLTALLADGRRSRVGGVAGHSVGEITAAAASGILGEPDAMTFVRERGLAMADAAALAPSGMSAVVGGDETELLATLSRLGLEPANFNGGGQIVVAGELGALEKLKDLAPRGARVIPLQVAGAFHTQYMTPAVEHLREVASRLTPADPTIPIWTNRDGGTVDSGPEFVDLLVGQVSSPVRWDRCMQSFHDAGVTGIIEVSPAGALTGLAKRGLKGVPAVAVKTPDDLPAAIELLTGSPV from the coding sequence ATGATCGTCATCGTCTGCCCTGGCCAGGGCTCCCAGACCCCTGGCTTCCTCGAGCCCTGGGTTGCTGAGACCGCATTCAGGGAGCACCTCGAAGCTCTGGGCGACACCGCTGGGCTCGACCTGCTCGCCCACGGCACCACGAGCGATGCCGACACCATCCGCGACACGAAAATCGCCCAGCCGCTCATTGTGGCCGCCGGGCTTCTCACGCTCACAGCACTTCTCGCCGACGGCCGCCGCTCGCGGGTCGGCGGCGTCGCCGGCCACTCTGTGGGCGAGATCACCGCCGCCGCAGCATCCGGAATCCTGGGCGAACCCGACGCGATGACGTTCGTCCGCGAACGAGGGCTGGCGATGGCCGACGCCGCGGCACTTGCTCCGAGTGGAATGAGCGCGGTCGTCGGTGGCGACGAAACAGAACTCCTGGCCACACTGTCAAGGCTGGGGCTCGAACCCGCCAACTTCAACGGCGGCGGGCAGATCGTGGTGGCCGGCGAGCTCGGTGCGCTCGAGAAGCTGAAGGATCTGGCACCCCGCGGCGCGCGCGTCATTCCCCTCCAGGTCGCCGGCGCCTTCCACACGCAGTACATGACTCCCGCGGTGGAGCACCTCCGCGAAGTGGCTAGCAGGCTCACTCCCGCAGACCCCACCATTCCCATCTGGACGAACCGTGACGGCGGCACTGTCGACTCCGGCCCGGAATTCGTCGACCTGCTGGTCGGCCAGGTCTCCTCTCCTGTTCGCTGGGATCGCTGCATGCAGTCGTTCCACGATGCTGGCGTGACCGGTATCATCGAAGTCTCTCCAGCGGGCGCCCTGACGGGCCTGGCCAAACGCGGGCTCAAGGGTGTTCCGGCGGTAGCCGTCAAGACTCCGGATGACCTGCCGGCGGCCATCGAACTCCTCACGGGTTCGCCCGTCTGA
- a CDS encoding response regulator, producing MRVLIVDDDAQILRALRINLSARGYDVDLASTGEAALKRAAEHPPELVVLDLGLPGLSGIEVIEGIRGWSAVPILVVSGRSDSADKVDALDAGADDYVTKPFAVDELLARIRALTRRTVAGVDEPIVRFGDIVVDLAAHEVRHEVRHETAEARGNPAQSDTARGADAPAAPDVVKLTPTEWHILEVLVRNPRRLVTKHHLLTTVWGAAYSSEDGYLRLYLAQLRKKLEPDPSRPRYFITEPGLGYRFNPDPAPRD from the coding sequence ATGAGGGTGTTGATCGTCGACGATGACGCGCAGATCCTTCGCGCCCTGCGCATCAACCTGTCGGCACGCGGGTACGACGTCGACCTCGCCTCGACAGGTGAAGCCGCGCTGAAGAGGGCTGCCGAGCATCCACCCGAACTTGTCGTACTCGACCTGGGCCTGCCGGGGCTCAGCGGAATCGAGGTGATCGAGGGCATTCGCGGCTGGAGTGCCGTTCCGATTCTCGTGGTGAGTGGCCGAAGCGATTCTGCCGACAAGGTCGACGCGCTCGACGCCGGAGCCGACGACTACGTGACAAAACCCTTTGCCGTCGATGAACTGCTGGCCCGCATCCGCGCCCTCACCCGGCGCACTGTCGCGGGAGTCGACGAACCCATCGTGCGCTTCGGCGACATCGTGGTCGACCTGGCCGCCCACGAAGTGAGGCACGAAGTGCGGCACGAGACGGCGGAGGCCCGGGGCAACCCTGCTCAAAGCGACACTGCCCGAGGCGCAGACGCCCCGGCCGCGCCCGACGTTGTGAAACTCACTCCCACCGAATGGCACATTCTCGAGGTGCTGGTTCGTAACCCTCGCCGACTCGTGACCAAGCACCACCTGCTCACCACCGTGTGGGGCGCTGCCTACAGCTCCGAAGACGGGTATCTGCGCCTCTATCTCGCCCAGCTGCGAAAGAAGCTCGAGCCCGACCCGTCGAGGCCCCGGTACTTCATCACCGAGCCGGGCCTCGGGTACCGGTTCAACCCAGACCCGGCACCCCGTGACTGA
- a CDS encoding SatD family protein, whose amino-acid sequence MSSDLPVAVVIDLVKSRQITERRSAQVQIETAFALVNSLVIPVQPLEATVGDEFQAVYESVSAALEATLLARLALPAGIDCRFGMGSGELWSVGTGATGPLQDGPGWWLAREAINEAHVREDARTPSLRSWYRSDDQRYPEAVVNAQLLVRDQVVGAMSDRARRITLGTFRGLSQAELAASEQISQSAVSQSLRRSGGSALVSSLELFAAGAA is encoded by the coding sequence ATGTCTTCTGATCTGCCGGTCGCCGTCGTGATCGACCTCGTCAAGTCACGGCAGATTACTGAGCGCAGATCGGCGCAGGTTCAGATCGAGACCGCGTTCGCCCTCGTCAACTCTCTCGTGATCCCTGTGCAGCCGCTCGAGGCCACGGTCGGCGATGAGTTCCAGGCCGTGTACGAATCTGTGTCAGCAGCACTCGAGGCGACTCTTCTCGCCCGCCTTGCCCTGCCAGCAGGAATCGACTGCCGGTTCGGCATGGGGAGCGGCGAACTGTGGTCAGTCGGCACGGGGGCGACGGGGCCGCTGCAGGACGGGCCCGGCTGGTGGCTGGCGCGCGAAGCGATCAATGAGGCTCATGTGCGCGAGGATGCCCGTACTCCGAGCCTGCGCAGCTGGTACCGGAGCGATGACCAGCGATACCCTGAAGCGGTGGTCAACGCGCAGCTGCTCGTCCGCGACCAGGTGGTCGGGGCGATGAGCGACCGCGCGCGGCGCATCACGCTCGGAACATTCCGAGGGTTGTCGCAAGCCGAACTCGCGGCGTCGGAGCAGATCTCGCAGTCCGCTGTCTCGCAGTCTCTTCGGCGTTCGGGGGGCTCGGCGCTGGTTTCATCGCTGGAGCTGTTCGCTGCGGGAGCCGCCTGA
- a CDS encoding class I SAM-dependent methyltransferase, translating into MTFSFEHLKRWPDAEAANLFAVDASDRLIVDEADEALSEVSGSETVVIGDRYGALTLGVASRHNATGIRTQQDWLTGEQALANNARAAGLEASYRSLPLGAELLAGAKVVLLQLPRSLAELDEVADLIARFADPTVTVYAGGRIKHITLAMNEVLGASFDTVSATRARQKSRVLVASNPQATPDDRPYPKREFHAELGLTVAAYPGAFAGTSLDIGTRFLLDFLGQVSPSAHSVIDLGCGTGILAAAIAKQRPDLQVLATDQSQAAVESARATMAANGLADRVTVVRDDGLASQPDASTDAVLCNPPFHVGSTVHTGVALSLFRDAGRVLVPGGQLFTVFNSHLAYQSDLRRLVGPTTVLGQNAKFTVTVSTKR; encoded by the coding sequence ATGACGTTTTCATTCGAACACCTGAAGCGTTGGCCCGACGCCGAAGCTGCGAACCTGTTCGCCGTCGACGCGAGCGACCGGCTGATCGTCGATGAGGCCGATGAAGCGCTCAGCGAGGTGAGCGGCAGCGAGACGGTCGTGATCGGCGACCGGTATGGAGCGCTGACGCTGGGGGTGGCCTCGCGACACAATGCCACAGGCATCCGCACCCAACAGGACTGGCTGACCGGCGAGCAGGCACTCGCGAACAACGCCAGGGCCGCCGGTCTCGAAGCCAGCTATCGCAGCCTGCCACTCGGTGCAGAGCTCCTGGCCGGAGCCAAGGTCGTGCTCCTGCAGCTGCCCCGAAGCCTCGCAGAGCTCGACGAGGTGGCGGACCTCATCGCACGGTTCGCCGACCCCACGGTGACCGTCTACGCCGGGGGCCGCATCAAACACATCACCCTGGCGATGAACGAGGTGCTCGGCGCCTCGTTCGACACGGTCTCTGCCACGAGAGCGCGCCAGAAGTCTCGGGTGCTTGTTGCGTCGAATCCCCAGGCGACACCGGATGATCGGCCCTACCCGAAGCGCGAATTCCATGCCGAACTCGGGTTGACCGTGGCCGCGTACCCGGGTGCCTTCGCCGGCACCTCCCTTGACATCGGCACGCGTTTCCTGCTCGATTTTCTCGGGCAGGTCTCGCCTTCAGCACACTCCGTCATCGATCTGGGGTGCGGAACGGGCATCCTCGCCGCCGCCATCGCGAAACAGCGGCCCGACCTGCAGGTACTGGCGACCGACCAGTCGCAGGCCGCCGTAGAGTCGGCGAGAGCCACGATGGCAGCCAACGGCCTCGCCGATCGCGTCACGGTCGTGCGCGACGACGGGCTCGCATCCCAGCCCGATGCGAGCACCGATGCCGTGCTGTGCAACCCGCCGTTCCACGTCGGGAGCACAGTTCACACCGGCGTCGCCCTGTCGCTCTTTCGCGATGCAGGCCGGGTTCTCGTGCCGGGTGGCCAGCTGTTCACCGTCTTCAATTCGCATCTCGCCTACCAGTCAGATCTGCGACGCCTCGTGGGGCCGACAACCGTGCTGGGGCAGAATGCGAAGTTCACGGTGACGGTTTCGACCAAGCGGTGA
- a CDS encoding Nif3-like dinuclear metal center hexameric protein, translated as MLYSVRDVNAVIEGLWPIEHAEPWDSPGLVSGSPEEEVTSIHLAVDAVAETVDEAVASGAGLLLVHHPLLFHGVTTIAETTYKGAMLARLVRGNCALVAAHTNADIVENGVSAVIADRLGLMDAVPLVAGTVPGTGLGRAGTLAQPVTLGRLALELAEILPATATGVRVAGAYDTVVSRVALCGGAGDSLLSTPEVQAADVYITSDLRHHPVSEAREQAAVGGGPALIDVSHWASEWLWLEVAAEQLRAALPGVVVTVSDVRTDPWDFVVTQ; from the coding sequence GTGCTGTATTCCGTTCGCGACGTCAACGCTGTCATTGAGGGTCTCTGGCCCATCGAGCACGCCGAGCCGTGGGACTCGCCGGGGCTCGTCTCCGGTTCGCCAGAGGAGGAGGTCACGAGCATCCATCTCGCCGTCGACGCCGTAGCCGAGACTGTCGACGAGGCCGTGGCTTCCGGTGCCGGGCTGTTGCTGGTTCACCACCCGCTGCTCTTCCACGGGGTGACAACCATCGCCGAGACAACGTACAAGGGTGCCATGCTCGCCCGTCTCGTTCGGGGCAACTGTGCACTGGTGGCAGCCCACACGAACGCAGACATCGTCGAGAACGGGGTGTCAGCGGTGATCGCCGATCGCCTGGGGCTGATGGATGCTGTTCCCCTCGTTGCCGGAACGGTGCCTGGCACGGGGCTCGGTCGCGCCGGTACTCTCGCCCAGCCGGTCACCCTCGGGCGACTCGCTTTGGAACTCGCCGAGATCCTGCCCGCAACCGCAACCGGCGTGCGCGTCGCTGGTGCCTACGACACCGTGGTCTCGAGGGTGGCGCTCTGCGGTGGCGCAGGCGACTCGCTGCTGTCCACTCCCGAGGTGCAGGCGGCCGACGTCTACATCACCTCCGACCTCCGCCACCACCCCGTTTCAGAGGCTCGCGAGCAGGCCGCTGTGGGTGGCGGCCCTGCGCTCATCGACGTCTCACACTGGGCCAGCGAGTGGCTGTGGCTCGAAGTCGCGGCTGAGCAGCTCCGGGCGGCCCTGCCGGGGGTCGTCGTGACGGTGAGCGATGTTCGAACCGACCCCTGGGACTTCGTCGTCACCCAGTGA
- a CDS encoding peroxiredoxin — MALENDTWAPDFELSNQYGEKVRLSQFRGVKPVVLVFYPLAFSGVCTGELCALEDNIAMFRDNSVELIGISVDSKSTLRAWSDQKGFDFTLLADFWPHGDVAKEYGVFLEEKGFSNRATFVIDTKGIIRASFITAPGEARSIEAYRAALEELEPAGV, encoded by the coding sequence ATGGCACTCGAGAACGACACGTGGGCTCCCGACTTCGAGCTGTCGAACCAATACGGCGAGAAGGTCAGGCTGAGCCAGTTCCGGGGCGTCAAACCGGTCGTGCTGGTCTTCTACCCACTGGCATTCTCCGGCGTGTGCACCGGGGAGCTCTGCGCCCTTGAAGACAACATTGCGATGTTCCGCGACAACAGCGTCGAGCTCATCGGCATCTCGGTCGACTCGAAGTCGACTCTCCGTGCCTGGAGTGACCAGAAGGGGTTCGACTTCACCCTGCTTGCCGACTTCTGGCCGCACGGCGATGTCGCCAAGGAGTACGGCGTGTTCCTCGAGGAGAAGGGCTTCTCCAACCGCGCCACGTTCGTCATCGACACCAAGGGAATCATCCGCGCGAGCTTCATCACGGCCCCAGGCGAAGCCCGCTCGATCGAGGCCTACCGCGCGGCACTTGAAGAACTCGAGCCCGCAGGCGTGTAG